A portion of the Microbacterium hominis genome contains these proteins:
- a CDS encoding TetR/AcrR family transcriptional regulator, producing the protein MVSRVDPQRSRKKPEERREEILDAAASIALDEGLERITLRAVAERLGVRPGLITHYFPAAEDLVIAAFVRAATREREDFFPSQGAPVQRLAHFLGHIQSGASLALARMWLNARHLSRFSPALGDALREQDALDRERLAAIIEDGIAAGAFAEVDAEAAAIRILIAVDGSGSYVNDPAADQVALDLFASDVAEWTLGLPAGALRHILA; encoded by the coding sequence ATGGTGTCAAGGGTCGATCCGCAGCGATCTCGCAAGAAGCCCGAGGAGCGTCGGGAGGAGATCCTCGACGCTGCGGCATCCATCGCCCTCGACGAGGGCCTGGAGCGCATCACCCTCCGCGCGGTCGCCGAGCGGCTCGGGGTGCGCCCCGGACTCATCACGCACTACTTCCCCGCGGCCGAAGACCTGGTCATCGCCGCCTTCGTGCGGGCCGCGACCCGCGAGCGCGAAGACTTCTTCCCCTCCCAGGGTGCGCCTGTGCAGCGCCTCGCGCACTTCCTCGGCCACATCCAGAGCGGCGCGTCGCTCGCCCTCGCCCGCATGTGGCTGAACGCGCGCCACCTCTCGCGCTTCTCGCCCGCGCTCGGCGATGCGCTGCGCGAGCAGGATGCGCTCGACCGCGAGCGGCTCGCCGCGATCATCGAGGACGGCATCGCCGCGGGCGCGTTCGCCGAGGTGGATGCCGAGGCGGCGGCGATCCGCATCCTCATCGCGGTCGACGGCTCAGGCTCGTACGTCAACGATCCCGCAGCCGACCAGGTCGCCCTCGACCTCTTCGCCTCCGACGTCGCCGAATGGACCCTCGGCCTGCCCGCGGGCGCGCTGCGTCACATCTTGGCGTAG
- a CDS encoding amidohydrolase, translating into MTDLYTHARIFTADRRRWADALVVADGLIVYVGDETTARRIAGADAREVALDGALVLPGFVDGHAHVVGTGEAAQQVDLWGADSPGEIQRRIGAAAALQPDAPRIRAHGWQHGAVGGAPTRELLDAVVGDRPVYAMAYDFHSIWLNSAALAELGVDADTVAPAGGTIHRDAAGQPTGVIDEVAMEDLVLSVIDGWVTDDDRDAALAAAQRGYRETGVTAATDMALSAPELDAMARAEAAGTLTTRIVGHWRLFPAVDAAANLANVAHAAELARRHRSDRLRVTGIKVMVDGTVDGCTAVLGRPYANGSNAEPIWSLDELAPVVTAADAAGLQVAMHAIGDEAVRIAIGAVEAAIAANGPRERRHRIEHLEVVERADIDRLAALGITASMQPVHSDPAIEANWKAMLGDERAERGWPFPEMVDAGATLVFGTDSPTSPHAPLPNMFIAATRRSALQPALPPNVPQFAVPLEDAVEHATRDAAWACRADGRFGRLAAGLAADFIVLDRDIFAVPRDELLEARVVRTVVGGETVYEG; encoded by the coding sequence ATGACCGACCTGTACACGCACGCACGCATCTTCACCGCCGACAGGCGCCGCTGGGCGGACGCCCTCGTCGTCGCGGACGGCCTCATCGTCTACGTGGGCGACGAGACCACGGCGCGTCGCATCGCGGGCGCCGATGCGCGGGAGGTCGCGCTCGACGGCGCTCTGGTGCTCCCGGGATTCGTCGACGGTCACGCGCACGTCGTCGGCACCGGCGAGGCCGCACAGCAGGTCGACCTGTGGGGCGCCGATTCGCCGGGCGAGATCCAGCGCCGGATCGGCGCGGCCGCCGCGCTGCAGCCCGACGCGCCGCGGATCCGCGCGCACGGCTGGCAGCACGGCGCCGTCGGCGGCGCGCCCACGCGTGAGCTGCTCGACGCGGTCGTCGGCGACCGGCCCGTCTACGCGATGGCGTACGACTTCCACTCGATCTGGCTCAACAGCGCCGCCCTCGCCGAGCTCGGCGTCGACGCCGACACCGTCGCGCCCGCGGGCGGGACGATCCATCGGGATGCCGCGGGGCAGCCGACGGGCGTGATCGACGAGGTCGCGATGGAGGACCTCGTACTGTCGGTCATCGACGGCTGGGTCACCGACGACGACCGCGACGCGGCGCTCGCCGCCGCGCAGCGCGGCTACCGCGAGACCGGCGTCACCGCGGCGACCGACATGGCGCTGAGCGCGCCGGAGCTCGACGCGATGGCGCGGGCCGAGGCCGCCGGCACCCTCACGACCCGCATCGTCGGGCACTGGCGGCTGTTCCCCGCCGTCGACGCGGCGGCGAATCTCGCCAATGTCGCGCACGCCGCGGAGCTGGCCCGTCGCCATCGCTCGGACCGCCTGCGCGTGACCGGCATCAAGGTCATGGTCGACGGCACGGTCGACGGCTGCACCGCGGTGCTCGGCCGTCCGTACGCGAATGGGTCCAATGCCGAGCCGATCTGGAGCCTCGATGAGCTGGCGCCGGTGGTGACCGCAGCCGATGCGGCCGGGCTCCAGGTCGCGATGCACGCGATCGGCGACGAGGCCGTGCGCATCGCCATCGGCGCGGTCGAGGCGGCGATCGCCGCGAACGGCCCCCGCGAGCGACGTCACCGCATCGAGCATCTCGAGGTGGTCGAGCGGGCGGACATCGATCGCCTCGCCGCCCTCGGCATCACGGCGAGCATGCAGCCGGTGCACTCCGATCCGGCGATCGAGGCCAACTGGAAGGCCATGCTCGGAGACGAGCGCGCCGAGCGCGGCTGGCCGTTCCCCGAGATGGTGGATGCCGGGGCCACGCTGGTCTTCGGCACCGATTCGCCCACCTCGCCGCACGCGCCGCTGCCGAACATGTTCATCGCCGCGACGCGCCGGTCGGCCCTGCAGCCGGCGCTGCCGCCGAACGTGCCGCAGTTCGCGGTGCCGCTGGAGGACGCCGTCGAGCACGCCACGCGCGACGCCGCCTGGGCGTGCCGCGCCGACGGCCGCTTCGGGCGCCTCGCTGCCGGTCTCGCCGCCGACTTCATCGTGCTCGATCGCGACATCTTCGCCGTGCCGCGCGACGAACTGCTCGAGGCGCGCGTGGTGCGCACCGTCGTCGGGGGCGAGACCGTCTACGAGGGCTGA
- a CDS encoding MFS transporter, which produces MSTTETPRPGVAAKGEVVVDPAEPGTSTVLIKGLRSRRYLTWFTIVTIASTAIWGATSILLANQVQMLEFGNWFSGADADVDLQQLTLLKQQIDSGLATATPEQTRQLEILAGFDSARAQSLSVIASVGVVLTMLIQPLVGVASDRTRTRWGRRAPWILFGTLAGAALLVAVRFAPSVAILAVVWMLAQAVINSGIGPLNATVADRMPENRRGTASALGGFGNFFGGVVGGVSAGALFAVLGLDIYFVIAAFLAFAGVMFVIFARDDSSKDLAVEPFHWRSFLVGFTIALRSRNFRWVWVARILLTFGYAVSTALSLYMMQSYVRPALSAIEATQMAALLALVGVPFLITAVLVAGKLSDKLQQRRSFVIFSSLLMALSMTIPIISPTLPALFIQAVVAGIAFGTYLPVDQALFIDVLPDQKAAGRDLGVAAMGSNLGQALGPVIAGAIVAITGGYLGVWVAAFVLVLLAGILIFPLKGIK; this is translated from the coding sequence ATGAGCACAACCGAAACCCCCCGGCCCGGGGTCGCAGCGAAGGGCGAGGTGGTCGTCGATCCGGCTGAGCCGGGCACGTCCACGGTCCTGATCAAGGGGCTGCGCTCGCGCCGCTATCTCACCTGGTTCACGATCGTCACGATCGCCTCCACGGCGATCTGGGGCGCCACCTCGATTCTGCTCGCCAATCAGGTGCAGATGCTCGAGTTCGGCAACTGGTTCAGCGGGGCCGATGCCGACGTGGACCTGCAGCAGCTGACGCTGCTGAAGCAGCAGATCGACTCGGGCCTGGCGACGGCGACGCCCGAGCAGACGCGGCAGCTCGAGATCCTCGCCGGCTTCGACTCGGCACGCGCCCAGTCGCTGTCGGTCATCGCGTCGGTCGGTGTCGTGCTGACGATGCTCATCCAGCCCCTCGTGGGCGTCGCATCCGATCGCACGCGCACGCGCTGGGGTCGGCGCGCGCCCTGGATCCTCTTCGGCACGCTCGCGGGCGCGGCGCTGCTGGTCGCCGTGCGCTTCGCGCCCTCGGTCGCCATCCTCGCGGTCGTCTGGATGCTGGCGCAGGCCGTCATCAACTCGGGGATCGGCCCGCTCAACGCCACCGTGGCAGACCGCATGCCGGAGAATCGACGCGGCACGGCGTCGGCTCTCGGCGGGTTCGGCAACTTCTTCGGGGGTGTCGTCGGCGGCGTGTCGGCCGGCGCACTGTTCGCCGTGCTCGGGCTCGACATCTACTTCGTGATCGCCGCGTTCCTCGCCTTCGCGGGGGTGATGTTCGTGATCTTCGCCCGCGACGACTCCTCGAAGGACCTCGCCGTCGAGCCGTTCCATTGGCGCTCGTTCCTCGTCGGCTTCACGATCGCGCTGCGCTCCCGCAACTTCCGGTGGGTGTGGGTCGCGCGCATCCTCCTCACCTTCGGCTACGCCGTCTCGACGGCGCTGTCGCTGTACATGATGCAGAGCTACGTGCGCCCCGCGCTCAGCGCGATCGAGGCCACGCAGATGGCGGCCCTGCTCGCCCTCGTGGGGGTGCCCTTCCTGATCACCGCGGTGCTGGTGGCGGGCAAGCTCTCCGACAAGCTCCAGCAGCGCCGCTCGTTCGTGATCTTCTCGTCGCTGCTCATGGCGCTGTCCATGACGATCCCGATCATCTCGCCGACCCTGCCCGCCCTCTTCATCCAGGCGGTCGTCGCCGGCATCGCCTTCGGCACCTACCTCCCGGTCGACCAGGCCCTGTTCATCGATGTCCTCCCGGACCAGAAGGCGGCCGGCCGCGACCTCGGCGTGGCCGCGATGGGCAGCAACCTCGGACAGGCCCTCGGGCCGGTCATCGCCGGCGCGATCGTGGCGATCACCGGGGGCTACCTCGGTGTGTGGGTCGCCGCCTTCGTGCTCGTGCTGCTGGCAGGCATCCTCATCTTCCCTCTGAAGGGCATCAAGTGA
- a CDS encoding TetR/AcrR family transcriptional regulator, which yields MAARGPYKKGVAKRAEILDTAVEVIERNGYSNATVKELADAVGLSQNGLLHYFGSKDRLFLEILRHRDQQLTVQIGTDPHRIASDYRRRVLDATDALAQAPGLLQLGLRLSVDASEPAHPAHVFFAQRYEASREISADALTELRAHGRVPASLDAERAATLLIAAMEGLQAQWSYDPSLDMTAHIAYLLDALGITAADDQPS from the coding sequence ATGGCAGCACGCGGTCCGTACAAGAAGGGCGTCGCCAAACGCGCCGAGATCCTCGACACCGCGGTGGAGGTCATCGAGCGCAACGGCTACTCGAACGCGACCGTCAAGGAGCTCGCCGACGCCGTCGGCCTCAGCCAGAACGGACTTCTGCACTACTTCGGCTCGAAGGACCGGCTGTTCCTCGAGATCCTCCGCCACCGCGACCAGCAGCTGACCGTCCAGATCGGAACCGACCCGCACCGGATCGCATCGGACTACCGCCGGCGCGTGCTCGACGCGACCGACGCGCTGGCGCAGGCCCCGGGCCTCCTGCAGCTCGGCCTGCGGCTCAGCGTGGACGCCTCCGAGCCCGCCCATCCGGCGCACGTCTTCTTCGCACAGCGGTATGAGGCGTCGCGCGAGATCTCCGCGGATGCCCTGACCGAGCTGCGCGCACACGGGCGCGTTCCGGCATCCCTCGATGCCGAGCGGGCTGCAACGCTGCTCATCGCCGCCATGGAAGGCCTCCAGGCGCAGTGGTCCTACGACCCGTCGCTCGACATGACCGCCCACATCGCGTATCTGCTGGATGCGCTGGGGATCACCGCCGCAGACGATCAGCCCTCGTAG
- a CDS encoding purine-cytosine permease family protein encodes MIDTRADEAPPVDPGFVDTATRPETRGIELISDAERHGRPRDLFFIWAAPGVSILNLTIGATLILLGLEIWQAAAVILAASVLWIFPGLIAAAGPAAGTSGSVITRAMYGIVGNKLFVAFVGWFIGAVFLSLTWLASSFMGADLLRRMGMDAGVWVPIGVTLVISAITVVVAVFGHGLILRVYPLLAGALFVIFLLVAAFILPSVDWQYRAAEPLEGVALWSAVTIGFTILASSPLSFINSPDIARYLPRSAKRSHIAAATALGGAVPAVVFTFVGALLATALTPDAIAAGIELALLDLLPAWLGPVLVLGVVINTIALNAMTAYTSSMSLQAIGLPLRRIPATIIVGVVGTALTIYLVMSTSLLDAVNLMLQFLVVVSGPAIVIFAVDQFRRRNDYDGLDLFDDRRGGRFWFTGGWSVPGIAALLLGGSATALCLATEAWAGPIAEATGYIDLSVPVGMIVAGLAYAGLKRTALGKETRA; translated from the coding sequence ATGATCGACACACGCGCCGACGAGGCCCCGCCCGTCGACCCCGGCTTCGTCGACACGGCGACCCGGCCCGAGACCCGCGGTATCGAGCTCATCTCCGACGCCGAGCGACACGGGCGCCCGCGCGACCTCTTCTTCATCTGGGCGGCGCCGGGGGTCAGCATCCTGAACCTCACGATCGGCGCCACGCTCATCCTGCTCGGCCTCGAGATCTGGCAGGCCGCCGCCGTGATCCTCGCGGCGTCGGTGCTGTGGATCTTCCCCGGCCTCATCGCCGCGGCCGGTCCGGCGGCCGGCACCTCGGGCTCGGTGATCACCCGCGCCATGTACGGCATCGTCGGCAACAAGCTCTTCGTCGCCTTCGTGGGCTGGTTCATCGGGGCGGTGTTCCTGTCGCTCACGTGGCTGGCGTCGTCGTTCATGGGCGCCGATCTGCTTCGGCGGATGGGAATGGATGCCGGGGTGTGGGTGCCCATCGGCGTGACCCTGGTCATCTCCGCGATCACCGTGGTCGTCGCGGTGTTCGGACACGGGTTGATCCTGCGGGTGTACCCGCTGCTCGCCGGGGCGCTGTTCGTGATCTTCCTGCTGGTCGCGGCGTTCATCCTGCCCTCGGTGGACTGGCAGTACCGGGCGGCCGAGCCGCTCGAGGGCGTGGCGCTGTGGTCTGCCGTGACGATCGGGTTCACGATCCTGGCATCCAGCCCGCTGTCGTTCATCAACAGCCCCGACATCGCCCGGTACCTGCCGCGCAGTGCGAAGCGCTCGCACATCGCGGCGGCGACGGCGCTCGGCGGGGCGGTCCCCGCGGTGGTCTTCACGTTCGTCGGCGCGCTGCTGGCCACGGCGCTGACGCCGGATGCGATCGCCGCGGGAATCGAGCTCGCGCTTCTCGACCTGCTGCCCGCGTGGCTCGGGCCGGTGCTCGTGCTCGGCGTCGTGATCAACACCATCGCCCTGAACGCGATGACGGCCTACACCTCGAGCATGTCGCTCCAGGCGATCGGGCTGCCGCTGCGGCGCATCCCGGCGACGATCATCGTGGGCGTCGTCGGAACGGCGCTCACCATCTACCTCGTGATGTCGACCAGCCTGCTCGACGCGGTGAACCTCATGCTGCAGTTCCTCGTGGTCGTCTCGGGTCCGGCGATCGTGATCTTCGCCGTCGACCAGTTCCGCCGGCGCAACGACTACGACGGTCTCGACCTGTTCGACGACCGCCGCGGCGGACGCTTCTGGTTCACCGGCGGGTGGAGCGTGCCCGGCATCGCCGCCCTGCTGCTCGGCGGCAGCGCCACCGCGCTGTGCCTGGCGACCGAGGCGTGGGCGGGACCCATCGCCGAGGCGACGGGGTACATCGACCTGTCGGTTCCGGTGGGCATGATCGTCGCGGGGCTCGCCTACGCCGGGCTCAAGCGCACCGCACTCGGGAAGGAGACCCGCGCATGA
- a CDS encoding peptidoglycan-binding protein, with protein MALPRPFARWTTYRNHSGVDFPYAAGTAIRASARGVITFSGWLNSRAGNAKIVQYDGGPAVLYCHLVNLNGPGKGRVVKAGDRFAYVGTTGHSTGPHLHLEIQGRPGEASVWAHFDKRRVVGGAVDAGSAAAAGPVLSPAWIRSIQDKLNKLGADLVEDGVMGPKTAAAVKEFQKKNNLAVDGIPGPQTNARLDAALAARLSASNQVTRPTADIQRLVGATPDGIYGPATTAKVKAWQAANGLTADGIWGPVSDAKGFPKAAAKAAAKPVAKPAAKPAAKPAAGPVGRNITKRPTADIQRLVGATPDGAYGPDTTAKVKNWQAAHGLTADGIWGPMSDAKGFGR; from the coding sequence ATGGCACTGCCTCGGCCGTTCGCCCGTTGGACGACATACCGCAACCACTCCGGCGTCGACTTCCCGTACGCCGCCGGCACCGCCATCCGCGCCTCCGCGCGCGGAGTCATCACGTTCTCGGGCTGGCTCAACTCGCGCGCCGGCAACGCGAAGATCGTGCAGTACGACGGCGGCCCCGCCGTGCTCTACTGCCACCTCGTCAACCTCAACGGTCCGGGCAAGGGTCGCGTGGTCAAGGCGGGCGATCGCTTCGCGTACGTCGGTACGACCGGCCACAGCACCGGACCGCACCTCCACCTGGAGATCCAGGGGCGTCCGGGCGAGGCGAGCGTGTGGGCGCATTTCGACAAGCGCCGGGTCGTCGGCGGAGCGGTCGACGCCGGCAGCGCGGCAGCAGCCGGACCCGTTCTCAGCCCCGCGTGGATCAGGTCCATCCAGGACAAGCTCAACAAGCTCGGCGCCGACCTGGTCGAGGACGGCGTGATGGGGCCGAAGACCGCCGCCGCGGTGAAGGAGTTCCAGAAGAAGAACAACCTCGCCGTCGACGGCATCCCGGGCCCGCAGACGAACGCCCGATTGGATGCCGCGCTGGCCGCGCGACTGAGCGCGAGCAATCAGGTCACACGCCCCACGGCTGACATCCAGCGCCTCGTGGGCGCGACGCCCGACGGCATCTACGGACCGGCGACGACCGCGAAGGTGAAGGCGTGGCAGGCCGCGAACGGGCTGACCGCCGACGGCATCTGGGGCCCGGTCTCCGATGCGAAGGGATTCCCGAAGGCCGCAGCCAAGGCCGCCGCGAAGCCCGTCGCCAAGCCCGCTGCGAAGCCGGCCGCCAAGCCCGCCGCCGGCCCCGTCGGCCGCAACATCACGAAGCGGCCGACCGCCGACATCCAGCGCCTGGTCGGCGCGACGCCCGACGGCGCCTACGGACCCGACACCACGGCGAAGGTGAAGAACTGGCAGGCCGCGCACGGTCTCACGGCCGACGGCATCTGGGGCCCGATGTCCGACGCGAAGGGCTTCGGGCGCTGA